One Paralichthys olivaceus isolate ysfri-2021 chromosome 8, ASM2471397v2, whole genome shotgun sequence genomic region harbors:
- the LOC109640192 gene encoding complement C3-like, translating into MGPWMLHSILFLLLVCKSNGQMDFMRRHHWEHRFTPFDRYHPFLENPDVKDTVQATPRFTLLAPDLLRTDSQENIYLQADGQSSPITVSISIQDFSKMATLLQDSVTLNPENGFQALKTLQLSSDHLNRDEKKKKFVYLKVNFGSLHSEERLLMVSFHSGYIFIQTDKPIYNPGDTVQFRAFVSSPSFKAFDTSITMDFKNPDGVVVKQILRMRAINGIFANKFPLSEIVSEGTWTVIAKFDDWQQNTFTSQFEVKKYVLPAFNVTLTPRKSYLDLDDSELEVEVSARYLYGEPVQGTAYVVFGVKINTEMTRLPSVKQVSDLDGGVVRLSMEEIKRAYPDIRSLVGNSVYVKASVLTKTGSDLVEAEKSGIKIVESPYVLSFKIPKYFKPGLPFDFTIQVSHHDGSPAHNVEVKVNLLDAPLVVTFGTARATINMPARQHPQIITAETTKAGLRPDQQAKNKVLVLPYQSFNRRRANYLYISMGTNTVSVGDILSVKLTISAAESTNRGAIKHITYLVLSKGKIINAGRVDVTGQLLTAVALVVKPEMMPSFRFVAFYSIPWVGREEVVSDSIWVDVVDSCVGGLKVGPVDGIHRDYAPGKKFRFQVRGDPGANVSLVAVDNAVYLLNKDRLTQRKMWNVVEHGDFGCTRGGGQDAKGVFRDAGLLFSSSAGYKTGTREALQCRGSTRRRRSAELLKRKAQLESLYKEKLQHRCCKDGLREIPMPYSCTRRSLYITEGWECIRAFRYCCATYRDQLFDTEVPTTPPPITTTPPTTSAPPRPTFSFRFTSVGLSPRRHNRVYSSPGLVSIQSSGRMTNENKDYMMERHMVEGQAAPEEEEEEDEEEEEEGEYLDESQVYLRFKFYESWLWTIVNLPSTADTDGLATVNMENPLPDSITEWGVLAISASPHTGFCVAEPYNVRAWKHFFVDLRLPHSVARNEQVEIKAVIHNYGSDDLHVRVVLMKTQDMCSIAFKDRHTQEVMLPAGTSKAVPYTIVPLAVGKLPLEVLVVGRDMMGGDHIQKFLRVVLDGVQKTEVRSSVLNPSAEGGTQTVRVERIKLESVVPNSVPETFINVRGNVLADSIDNSISDDSLASLIQMPGGCVEQNLARITLPLIATLYLERTNDWESVGVQRKAEAIRYIRRGYENQLAYRKPDGSYPPYRREGASTWITAYVVKVFSMAHSIIGINEQQVCDPLIYLVKNKHRLVPGKFVEDNPVYSTTMTGGLRGDDPETTLTAFVLIALAESKQAGIRCASADVNLDMIIERTAKYLMKALLLPGRRPYTVAIASYALALVEKDRFSLTWLLRAAAPGGSHWPDSHNDLFTLEATGYALLALVKLGNMEQAAVAFKWLNSQRRRGGGFGSTQSTMVVLQALSEYQINKPPPGDLSLDVDVRIAGRKEIRYHFNPSTTYAARSSRLPANLDLEVEARGNGQGILEVVTYYNQVHEVDEKRPCEHFELNVTIEESSEKPPADAEKSYQITIKVRALGPRDVRMVVLDVSLPTGFTPENSDLEMLLNSVDRYINNFQIVDNLSDRGSLIIHLFKVSHKEPEILIFRLQQSFKVGLLQPSSVTVYEYYSPDRRCSRTYTPREDKEELTQICRDNVCRCTQGDCCFPKADSESFSTGVRETFACKSLHHVFRVKVLSVSQSYYDKYEMEITQVIKLGVEAGVKVGQERMFMSHGGCREGLNLTPGSQYLIIGPKEDQWNIDSDTNRFIYMLGKDTWVERWPSSAECSTSSSLGAKCKGLQDAAQELSTNGCRL; encoded by the exons ATGGGTCCATGGATGCTTCACAGCATTTTATTTCTCCTGCTTGTCTGTAAATCCAACGGACAGATGGACTTTATGAGAAG acaCCACTGGGAACACAG ATTTACACCATTTGACAGATATCATCCATTCCTTGA gAATCCAGATGTAAAAGACACAGTTCAAGCTACACCAAG GTTCACCCTACTGGCTCCAGACCTGCTGAGGACAGACAGCCAGGAGAACATATACCTGCAGGCTGATGGCCAGTCCAGTCCCATTACCGTCTCCATCTCCATTCAGGACTTCAGTAAGATGGCCACGCTTCTCCAGGACTCTGTCACTCTAAACCCGGAAAACGGCTTCCAAGCTCTCAAGACTTTACAG CTTTCTTCGGATCATTTGAATCgtgatgagaaaaagaaaaagtttgtgTACCTGAAGGTGAACTTTGGCAGCCTCCACTCAGAGGAGAGGTTACTGATGGTGTCGTTTCACTCTGGATACATCTTCATCCAGACAGACAAACCCATCTACAACCCTGGAGACACCG TTCAGTTTAGAGCCTTTGTGTCGTCTCCTTCCTTTAAGGCCTTTGACACTTCCATCACAATGGATTTTAAG AATCCAGACGGTGTTGTAGTTAAACAGATACTCAGGATGAGAGCCATCAATGGCATCTTTGCGAACAAGTtccctctctctgaaattgTTAG TGAAGGAACATGGACGGTGATTGCAAAGTTCGACGATTGGCAGCAGAACACCTTCACCTCGCAGTTTGAAGTGAAGAAATACG TGCTTCCTGCTTTTAACGTTACCTTGACACCCAGGAAGTCCTATCTCGACCTGGACGACAGTGAGCTGGAAGTAGAGGTCTCGGCCAG GTACCTGTATGGGGAACCGGTCCAGGGAACGGCCTATGTGGTGTTTGGAGTGAAGATCAACACAGAGATGACACGGCTTCCTTCAGTGAAGCAGGTGTCAGAT CTGGATGGAGGTGTCGTCAGGCTCAGCATGGAGGAGATCAAGAGAGCGTACCCCGACATTAGGTCCTTGGTGGGAAATTCAGTGTACGTCAAGGCCTCTGTGCTCACCAAGACAG GCAGCGACCTGGTTGAAGCCGAAAAGAGCGGGATAAAAATCGTGGAGTCTCCGTATGTCCTATCCTTCAAAATACCAAAGTACTTCAAGCCTGGCCTTCCCTTTGACTTTACA ATCCAGGTGAGCCACCACGATGGTTCCCCGGCCCACAATGTTGAGGTCAAGGTGAACTTGTTGGATGCTCCGCTGGTCGTCACCTTCGGAACTGCCAGAGCCACCATCAACATGCCCGCCAGGCAACACCCTCAAATTATTACT gCTGAGACCACAAAGGCTGGTCTGAGACCAGACCAACAGGCCAAAAACAAGGTGCTTGTTCTACCGTACCAGAGCTTCAACCGGCGCAGAGCGAACTATCTGTACATCTCCATGGGGACCAACACGGTGTCTGTTGGAGACATTCTGTCCGTGAAGTTGACCATCAGTGCAGCTGAGTCTACAAACAGAGGCGCCATCAAACACATCACCTACCTG GTGCTCAGCAAAGGCAAAATCATAAACGCCGGACGTGTGGATGTGACTGGTCAATTGTTGACTGCCGTTGCGCTGGTGGTCAAACCGGAGATGATGCCATCATTCCGTTTTGTGGCTTTCTACAGCATCCCCTGGGTGGGGCGTGAAGAGGTGGTGTCAGACTCTATCTGGGTGGATGTGGTAGATTCCTGTGTTGGAGGG TTGAAAGTTGGGCCAGTGGACGGCATTCATCGAGACTATGCCCCTGGGAAGAAATTTCGTTTTCAGGTCAGAGGTGACCCGGGGGCAAACGTCAGCCTTGTGGCTGTGGACAACGCTGTCTACCTGCTCAACAAAGACAGGCTCACACagagaaag ATGTGGAACGTGGTGGAGCACGGAGACTTTGGCTGCACCCGCGGGGGGGGCCAAGACGCCAAAGGGGTGTTCAGAGATGCCGgacttctcttttcttccagtGCCGGATACAAAACTGGAACCAGAGAAG CCCTGCAGTGTCGCGGCAGTACCAGGAGGAGGCGCTCTGCTGAACTGCTAAAGCGTAAAGCTCAGCTGG AGAGTCTCTACAAGGAAAAGCTGCAGCATCGTTGCTGTAAGGACGGCCTTAGGGAGATCCCCATGCCCTACTCCTGCACACGCCGGTCCCTCTACATCACCGAGGGCTGGGAGTGTATCCGGGCCTTCAGATACTGCTGTGCCACTTACAGGGACCAGCTGTTTGACACTGAGGTTCCCACCACCCCACCACCCATCACCACAACACCCCCCACAACCAGCGCGCCACCCAGACCCACTTTTTCCTTTCGCTTTACTTCAGTGGGCCTCAGTCCAAGGCGTCATAACAGAG TTTATTCCAGCCCAGGCTTAGTATCAATACAATCAAGTGGGCGCATGaccaatgaaaataaagacTACATGATGGAAAGACATATGGTGGAGGGGCAGGCagcaccagaggaggaggaggaggaagatgaagaggaagaggaagagggggagtaCCTGGATGAGAGTCAGGTGTATCTGCGTTTCAAGTTCTACGAGTCGTGGCTGTGGACGATTGTGAACCTGCCGAGCACAGCAGACACAGACGG CTTGGCGACTGTGAACATGGAGAACCCTTTACCTGACAGCATCACAGAGTGGGGAGTTCTGGCCATTAGTGCTTCGCCTCACACAG GTTTCTGTGTGGCCGAGCCGTACAACGTCAGAGCGTGGAAGCATTTCTTTGTGGACCTGAGGCTGCCGCATTCAGTGGCGAGGAATGAACAGGTCGAGATCAAAGCTGTGATCCACAACTACGGCTCCGACGACCTGCAT GTGAGGGTGGTGCTGATGAAGACGCAGGACATGTGCAGCATCGCCTTtaaggacagacacacacaggaagtgatgttgCCGGCCGGCACTTCCAAGGCGGTGCCTTACACCATCGTGCCGCTGGCGGTGGGGAAACTTCCTCTAGAGGTGCTGGTGGTCGGCAGAGACATGATGGGAGGAGACCACATCCAGAAGTTTCTACGAGTGGTG CTGGATGGAGTGCAGAAGACTGAAGTGCGGAGTTCAGTGTTGAATCCGTCTGCTGAAGGAG GAACACAGACGGTTCGTGTGGAGAGGATCAAGCTGGAGTCAGTCGTGCCAAACTCTGTCCCGGAGACATTCATCAATGTCAGAG gcAACGTGTTGGCAGACAGCATCGATAACTCCATCAGTGATGACTCTCTGGCATCTCTGATCCAGATGCCCGGCGGCTGCGTGGAGCAGAACTTGGCCAGAATCACTCTGCCGCTCATCGCCACTCTTTACCTGGAGCGAACCAACGACTGGGAGAGCGTGGGGGTGCAGCGCAAGGCTGAGGCTATCCGATACATcaggagag GCTATGAGAACCAGCTGGCGTACAGAAAGCCTGATGGCTCTTACCCCCCCTACAGGCGTGAAGGTGCAAGCACATG GATCACAGCATACGTGGTGAAGGTGTTCTCCATGGCTCACTCTATCATCGGCATCAACGAGCAGCAAGTGTGCGACCCTCTGATCTACCTGGTGAAGAACAAACACCGCTTAGTTCCGGGAAAGTTTGTGGAGGACAACCCTGTTTACAGCACTACCATGACt GGCGGACTCAGAGGCGACGACCCTGAAACAACCCTGACAGCCTTCGTCCTCATAGCGCTCGCTGAGTCCAAGCAGGCGGGGATCCGCTGCGCGAGTGCAGATGTAAACTTGGAT ATGATCATTGAAAGGACAGCCAAGTACCTGATGAAAGCACTGCTTTTGCCGGGGAGGAGGCCGTACACTGTGGCCATCGCCTCCTACGCCCTGGCTCTGGTGGAGAAGGATCGTTTCAGCCTGACGTGGTtactcagagcagcagctccag gtgGCAGTCACTGGCCCGACAGTCATAATGACTTGTTCACCCTGGAGGCAACCGGCTACGCCTTGCTGGCTCTGGTGAAGTTGGGAAACATGGAGCAAGCAGCAGTAGCGTTCAAATGGCTGAACAGCCAGCGACGAAGAGGCGGCGGCTTCGGTTCCACTCAG TCCACCATGGTGGTGCTCCAAGCGCTGTCAGAGTACCAGATCAACAAACCCCCTCCCGGCGACCTCAGTCTGGATGTGGACGTCAGGATTGCGGGTCGCAAGGAAATCCGTTACCATTTCAACCCCAGCACCACCTACGCTGCTCGCTCCTCCAGG CTGCCTGCGAATCTTGATCTTGAGGTGGAGGCTCGAGGGAACGGACAGGGGATCCTGGAG GTTGTGACCTATTACAACCAAGTGCATGAGGTGGATGAGAAAAGACCCTGTGAACACTTTGAGCTCAACGTCACCATCGAAGAATCCAGTG AGAAGCCTCCAGCAGATGCAGAGAAGTCCTACCAGATCACCATCAAAGTGAG AGCGCTGGGACCCAGAGACGTGAGGATGGTCGTCCTGGACGTCAGTCTGCCCACCGGCTTCACCCCAGAAAACTCAGACCTGGAGATG ttgTTGAACTCAGTCGACCGTTACATCAATAACTTCCAGATTGTTGATAACCTGAGTGACAGAGGCTCCCTGATCATCCACCTCTTCAAG GTGTCCCACAAAGAGCCAGAGATCCTGATCTTCAGGCTCCAGCAGAGCTTTAAAGTCGGCCTCCTCCAGCCGTCCTCTGTTACTGTCTATGAGTACTACAGCCCAG ATCGTCGCTGCAGTCGCACCTACACTcccagagaggacaaggagGAGCTCACTCAGATCTGCAGAGACAACGTCTGCCGCTGCACacagg GTGACTGCTGCTTCCCCAAAGCCGACAGTGAAAGTTTCTCCACCGGCGTCAGAGAGACGTTTGCCTGCAAGAGTTTACAccatg TTTTCCGGGTGAAGGTGCTGAGTGTCAGCCAGAGTTACTATGACAAATACGAGATGGAGATCACACAAGTGATCAAACTGg GTGTGGAGGCTGGAGTGAAGGTCGGTCAGGAGAGGATGTTCATGTCTCACGGAGGATGCAGAGAGGGACTCAACCTGACGCCAGGCTCCCAGTACCTCATCATCGGCCCCAAAGAAGACCAGTGGAACATTGACAGCGacacaaacag attCATCTACATGTTGGGGAAGGACACGTGGGTGGAGCGCTGGCCCTCGTCTGCAGAGTGCTCCACCAGTTCGAGCCTGGGGGCTAAATGCAAAGGTCTCCAGGATGCTGCACAGGAACTGTCCACCAACGGCTGCAGGCTGTAG
- the LOC109645162 gene encoding B-cell receptor CD22-like, producing the protein MSQMRAAATMSGTAAASGFVFFLLSVPVVQCENGWGVKYTSTEICVPRGSTVDINCTYTYPFNNRDVTVEKTFWFIKDSNGIYVDLMTDPEYSGRVEYLCENNKCTLRISDLRETDSAVYKFRFTTNQDRFTGSAGVTLSVPDLHVQVNTPVKGKSINYAEFKCQSSCRLPDHLTYVWYKNQQKKIEGASYLDVFDSADTVSCAVKGHKDFHSPSLLVRRQNGWDVRYTSTEICVHRGSTVDINCTYTSTFNNRDVTVQKTFWFIKEINGIYVDLMTDPEYSGRVEYLCENNKCTLRISDLRETDSAVYKFRFTTNQDSFTGSAGVTLSVTDPQLQVHVRRSTANPYPTWTELTCHSSCQLPDHLSYVWFKNNKQLVGRKKYFLLQHFNAGDNYHCAIEGHERFPSPTLNYPSDAPKVPSVSVSPSGEIMEGSSVTLTCSSDANPAAKYTWYKRHGDKTPHLLSEETQFVLSSIRSSDSREVYCTAENELGRSSANILIDVKYAPKVPSVSVSPSGEIMEGSSVTLTCSSDANPAANYTWYKEIQTLLQGPEGVYRLSSISSVDSGVYSCKSENQYGQINSTSLHLDVQYAPKVPSVSVSPSGEIMEGSSVTLTCSSDANPAAEHTWYKENRTLLQGPEGVYRLSSISSVDSGVYSCKSENQYGQINSTSLHLDVQYAPKVPSVSVSPSGEIMEGSSVTLTCSSDANPAANYTWYKEDEDSPRASGQNFTITNITAEHGGNYRCEAQNRRGRSDASLHVTVGAGESVIIMNTIRLTLVVVLVPVLVWTLWTRMKKTLSLKSEVNEAVEMESDDCPEYENVTAAAETEDTEEQEELV; encoded by the exons AtgtcacagatgagagcagcaGCTACTATGAGTGGAACTGCAGCAGCgagtggatttgttttcttcctcctcagtgTGCCAG tggtACAGTGTGAGAATGGCTGGGGAGTGAAATACACTTCTACTGAGATCTGTGTCCCCAGAGGATCAACAGTGGACATTAACTGTACCTACACATACCCATTTAATAACCGTGATGTTACAGTTGAGAAAACGTTCTGGTTCATTAAAGATAGTAATGGTATTTACGTTGATCTAATGACTGATCCGGAGTATTCAGGTCGTGTGGAGtatctctgtgaaaacaacaagtgCACTCTGAGAATCTCtgacctgagagagacagactcagctGTGTACAAGTTCAGGTTTACAACAAACCAAGACCGTTTTACTGGTTCAGCTGGAGTCACTTTGTCTGTCCCAG ATTTGCATGTGCAGGTGAACACACCAGTGAAGGGTAAATCTATAAACTATGCAGAGTTCAAGTGTCAGAGCAGTTGTCGTCTTCCTGATCATCTGACCTACGTCTGGTACAAGAATCAACAGAAGAAGATTGAAGGAGCATCTTATTTAGATGTGTTTGATTCTGCAGACACAGTTTCCTGTGCTGTTAAAGGACACAAGGATTTCCACTCTCCCTCACTGT TGGTACGGAGGCAGAATGGCTGGGATGTGAGATACACTTCTACTGAGATCTGTGTCCACAGAGGATCAACAGTGGACATTAACTGTACCTACACATCCACATTTAATAACCGTGATGTTACAGTTCAGAAAACGTTCTGGTTCATTAAAGAGATTAATGGTATTTACGTTGATCTAATGACTGATCCGGAGTATTCAGGTCGTGTGGAGtatctctgtgaaaacaacaagtgCACTCTGAGAATCTCtgacctgagagagacagactcagctGTGTACAAGTTCAGGTTCACAACAAACCAAGACAGTTTTACTGGCTCAGCTGGAGTCACTTTGTCTGTCACAG ACCCTCAGCTCCAGGTACATGTGAGGAGATCAACAGCCAATCCATATCCTACCTGGACAGAGCTGACCTGTCACAGCAGTTGTCAGCTCCCTGATCATCTTTCCTACGTTTGGTTCAAGAATAACAAACAACTTGTTGGACGGAAAAAATACTTTCTCCTCCAACACTTTAATGCTGGAGACAACTATCACTGTGCTATAGAAGGACATGAGCGTTTCCCTTCTCCTACATTGA ACTATCCTTCAGACGCTCCAAAGGTTCcctctgtgtcagtgagtcCCTCTGGTGAGATCATGGAGGGCAGCTCAgtgactctgacctgcagcagtgatgctaACCCAGCAGCTAAATACACCTGGTACAAGAGACATGGAGATAAAACACCTCATCTTCTCAGTGAAGAGACACAATTTGTCCTCAGCTCCATCCGGTCGTCAGACTCTAGAGAGGTTTACTGCACAGCTGAGAATGAGCTGGGAAGGAGTTCAGCAAACATCTTGATTGATGTGAAAT ACGCTCCAAAGGTTCcctctgtgtcagtgagtcCCTCTGGTGAGATCATGGAGGGCAGCTCAgtgactctgacctgcagcagtgacGCTAACCCAGCAGCTAATTACACCTGGTACAAGGAGATCCAAACTCTGCTTCAAGGACCAGAGGGCGTTTATCgtctctcctccatcagctcTGTGGACAGCGGGGTCTACTCCTGCAAGTCTGAGAATCAGTACGGACAGATCAACTCCACGTCTCTTCACTTAGACGTCCAGT ACGCTCCAAAGGTTCcctctgtgtcagtgagtcCCTCTGGTGAGATCATGGAGGGCAGCTCGgtgactctgacctgcagcagtgacGCTAACccagcagctgaacacaccTGGTACAAGGAGAACCGAACTCTGCTTCAAGGACCAGAGGGCGTTTATCgtctctcctccatcagctcTGTGGACAGCGGGGTCTACTCCTGCAAGTCTGAGAATCAGTACGGACAGATCAACTCCACGTCTCTTCACTTAGACGTCCAGT ACGCTCCAAAGGTTCcctctgtgtcagtgagtcCCTCTGGTGAGATCATGGAGGGCAGCTCAgtgactctgacctgcagcagtgatgctaACCCAGCAGCTAATTACACCTGGTACAAGGAGGACGAGGACTCACCAAGAGCATCAGGACAAAACTTCACCATCACTAATATCACAGCTGAACATGGTGGAAATTATCGGTGTGAGGCTCAGAACAGACGAGGACGTAGTGACGCCTCCTTACATGTGACTGTTGGAGCAG GGGAGTCAGTAATAATCATGAATACCATCAGGCTGACTCTGGTGGTCGTGCTGGTTCCAGTGCTTGTCTGGACTCTGTGGACGAG GATGAAGAAAACTCTGAGCTTGAAATCAGAAGTGAATGAAGctgtggagatggag TCAGACGATTGTCCTGAGTATGAGAACGTCacggctgcagcagagacagaagacacagaggagcaggaagagctGGTGTGA